A single region of the Ziziphus jujuba cultivar Dongzao chromosome 10, ASM3175591v1 genome encodes:
- the LOC107412014 gene encoding putative pentatricopeptide repeat-containing protein At3g05240, translated as MKKHYYTILHLLETCKSMVELKQLHSLMITSSITKNTIRLSRLIDFCANSKSGDLQYAKSVFYQIDEPSVYIWNSMIKGHSNGDNPFEALFVYREMLQRGYSPDHFTFPFVLKACSIITDHRYGKSVHSYILKAGFELNVYVSTALLHMYVSCADVEAGLKVFNLIPKWNVVAWASLIAGFVNNNRAKEAIKVFKDMVRWKVEPNEIVLVNVLVACARSRDIDTGKWVHNYLAQIGFDPFMPTKNFNVILATAILDMYAKCGSFKTARVLFDKMPERNLVAWNSMIGAYNQYGRAEEGLRLFFDMQSAGFDPDQATFLGVIGACTHLGALALGQRLHAYILKTTMDKYIAIGTALVDMYAKIGDAESAWKIFNNLQNKDVMAWTSMIIGFAMHGNGLEALRTFKMMQEDSTIIPDKITYIGVLCACSHAGMIDEGSRHFNAMRNIYGIIPTVEHYGCMVDLFSRAGLFKEAVSLMEEMPVQPNVAMWGALLNGCEIHENVSLTDQVRRGMMEFEPHGGGVYVLLSNIYARVGRWQEVMLARELMKYRKIAKIPGNSSVEMKSLT; from the coding sequence ATGAAGAAACACTACTACACCATCCTCCATCTCTTGGAAACTTGCAAATCCATGGTCGAGTTGAAACAGCTACACTCTTTGATGATCACTTCATCAATTACAAAAAATACAATTCGATTGAGTAGGCTCATagatttttgtgccaattccaAGTCTGGAGACCTCCAGTACGCAAAGTCAGTCTTTTATCAAATTGATGAACCCAGTGTGTATATTTGGAACTCCATGATCAAGGGTCACTCCAACGGTGACAATCCTTTTGAAGCTCTGTTTGTCTACAGAGAAATGTTGCAGAGGGGATATTCACCTGACCATTTTACGTTCCCATTTGTGCTCAAAGCATGTTCGATAATCACAGATCATAGATATGGGAAATCTGTTCACAGTTACATTTTGAAAGCTGGGTTTGAGTTAAATGTTTATGTTTCTACTGCTTTACTCCATATGTACGTTTCTTGTGCAGACGTAGAGGCAGGGTTAAAAGTGTTCAATCTTATTCCTAAGTGGAATGTGGTTGCTTGGGCTAGTTTGATTGCCGGGTTTGTTAATAACAATAGGGCTAAGGAGGCTATAAAGGTCTTCAAGGATATGGTACGCTGGAAAGTAGAACCCAATGAGATTGTCTTGGTGAATGTTTTAGTTGCTTGTGCTCGAAGTAGAGATATAGATACTGGAAAATGGGTTCACAATTATCTTGCCCAAATTGGGTTTGATCCCTTCATGCCAACTAAAAATTTCAATGTAATTCTTGCCACTGCCATATTAGATATGTATGCAAAATGTGGTAGCTTTAAAACAGCAAGGGTTCTGTTTGATAAAATGCCTGAGAGAAACTTAGTTGCTTGGAATTCCATGATTGGTGCTTATAATCAGTATGGCCGGGCTGAGGAGGGGCTTCGTCTCTTCTTTGATATGCAGAGTGCTGGGTTTGATCCAGATCAAGCCACCTTTTTGGGTGTAATAGGTGCCTGCACCCATTTGGGGGCTTTGGCTTTGGGACAACGTCTTCATgcttatatattaaaaaccaCCATGGACAAATATATTGCTATTGGGACTGCTTTAGTAGACATGTATGCCAAAATTGGAGATGCAGAAAGTGCTTGGAAGATATTCAACAATTTGCAAAACAAGGATGTGATGGCATGGACTAGCATGATCATTGGCTTTGCTATGCATGGAAATGGTTTGGAAGCACTTCGTACTTTCAAGATGATGCAAGAGGATTCTACTATTATTCCAGACAAGATCACTTACATAGGGGTTTTGTGTGCATGTAGTCATGCTGGGATGATTGACGAGGGTAGCAGACACTTTAATGCGATGAGAAATATCTATGGCATAATTCCGACTGTCGAGCACTATGGTTGCATGGTTGATCTTTTCAGTAGAGCAGGCCTCTTCAAAGAGGCTGTAAGCCTCATGGAGGAAATGCCGGTTCAACCTAATGTTGCCATGTGGGGTGCTCTTTTAAATGGTTGTGAGATTCATGAAAATGTGAGTCTCACTGACCAAGTTAGGAGGGGTATGATGGAGTTTGAACCTCATGGTGGTGGGGTTTATGTGCTTCTCTCTAATATTTATGCCCGAGTTGGAAGATGGCAAGAAGTAATGCTGGCTAGAGAATTGATGAAGTATAGGAAGATTGCAAAAATTCCTGGGAATAGTTCAGTTGAGATGAAGTCGTTAActtaa
- the LOC107412013 gene encoding nuclear transcription factor Y subunit C-3, translating to MDHQGHNQAQSMGMVGGGVQMAYGANPYQSNQMTGGPNPSSVASLGAIQSTSQPGGAQLAQHQLAYQHIHQQQQQQLQQQLQSFWANQYQEIEKVTDFKNHSLPLARIKKIMKADEDVRMISAEAPVIFARACEMFILELTLRSWNHTEENKRRTLQKNDIAAAITRTDIFDFLVDIVPREDLKDEVVASIPRGTVPVGGPADALPYCYMPPQHAPQVGAPGMIMGKPVMDPAMYAQQSHPYMAQQMWQQAPDQQQSPSDH from the coding sequence ATGGATCACCAAGGGCATAACCAGGCCCAATCTATGGGGATGGTTGGTGGTGGAGTTCAAATGGCATATGGTGCAAATCCTTACCAGTCTAATCAAATGACTGGAGGCCCAAATCCCAGCTCAGTTGCATCACTTGGAGCCATTCAGTCTACCAGTCAACCTGGTGGGGCTCAGCTTGCACAGCACCAACTTGCTTATCAGCATATCcaccagcagcagcagcagcaacttCAGCAACAGCTCCAATCCTTTTGGGCAAATCAATACCAAGAAATCGAGAAGGTAACTGATTTCAAGAACCATAGCCTTCCCTTAGCAAGGATCAAGAAGATAATGAAGGCTGACGAGGATGTAAGAATGATATCAGCTGAGGCACCAGTGATATTTGCCAGGGCCTGTGAAATGTTCATCTTAGAACTGACCTTGCGGTCTTGGAATCACACAGAAGAGAACAAACGTAGGACGCTTCAGAAGAATGACATTGCAGCAGCAATCACAAGAACTGATATCTTTGATTTTTTGGTTGATATCGTGCCAAGGGAGGACTTGAAAGATGAAGTCGTTGCATCTATTCCAAGAGGCACAGTTCCTGTTGGGGGACCTGCAGATGCCCTCCCTTACTGCTATATGCCACCTCAGCATGCACCTCAGGTCGGCGCTCCTGGGATGATCATGGGTAAACCTGTGATGGATCCGGCTATGTATGCCCAGCAGTCTCACCCCTACATGGCTCAGCAAATGTGGCAGCAAGCACCTGATCAACAACAGTCGCCGTCAGATCATTAG
- the LOC107412016 gene encoding alpha-crystallin domain-containing protein 22.3 isoform X1 produces MPHSYDASSPAKDKEAVERIDPAMIFFSSFTTKKDWENVMATTKAGVALTGSAAVGKIGPIIGLMDIGECKDSYLFRVSLPGVSVDEKEFSCDVEPDGKVLIKGITTTGEKIVCKNSQVFQMLTRNLCPPGHFSITFQLPGPVDHQQILGSFATNGVLEGIVKKR; encoded by the exons ATGCCGCATAGCTATGATGCTTCTTCACCTGCTAAGGATAAGGAAGCCGTGGAAAGAATTGATCCTGcaatgatatttttttcttcttttacaaCGAAGAAAGACTGGGAAAATGTCATGGCAACCACCAAAGCTGGGGTTGCACTAACTGGAAGTGCTGCTGTGGGCAAGATAGGACCAATAATAGGACTGATGGACATCGGTGAATGCAAGGATTCATATTTGTTCCGTGTCTCCCTTCCAGGGGTATCAGTGGATGAGA AGGAATTTAGTTGTGATGTTGAACCTGATGGTAAAGTTCTAATAAAGGGAATAACTACTACCGGGGAGAAGATAGTATGCAAGAACTCTCAGGTCTTTCAAATGCTGACAAGGAACTTGTGCCCGCCAGGGCACTTCTCTATAACGTTCCAGCTTCCTGGTCCAGTTGATCACCAACAAATTTTGGGTTCTTTTGCGACTAATGGGGTTTTGGAAGGTATCGTGAAGAAAAGGTAA
- the LOC107412015 gene encoding LOW QUALITY PROTEIN: increased DNA methylation 2 (The sequence of the model RefSeq protein was modified relative to this genomic sequence to represent the inferred CDS: substituted 1 base at 1 genomic stop codon), whose protein sequence is MVGSSQPTDSSPVTKLDSGNAQTGIADDDQRFLLYFIIGTYFGPDLKQEKQQKSVLQRIAEGIPPYTSDQLAGSHVKTVELERVYYYVLRKADQSAVVKLPLLHQFFHGNLPKNEQDPNANXPQFPDLFPSLLHTHSRFKNRYKIIESIVFINNPEISYIKPEDIDRFKRLTGLEDFVLDRDAARLHTTSDGSVLYNVAVQAAEPDAEVASFKSSRKSKKSKRIEEVLAFSDPLQHVHVVSPVSSVPYNGTPMKYSSYVAPVPTEYGCDPVGKVGPAMIFLPSLPAKTEWSNIVAATKSGFALTGSAAMGKVGPVIGLMDIGECEDSYLFRVSLPGVERDERGFSCEVENDGKVSIRGVTTTGEKTVCRYSQVFEMQTQNLCPPGHFSISFKLPGPVDPKQFSGNFGTDGILEGIVMKGRDMR, encoded by the exons ATGGTTGGCTCATCTCAGCCTACAGATTCTAGTCCTGTCACAAAGTTAGATTCCGGCAATGCCCAAACTGGGATTGCAGATGATGACCAGCGCTTTCTTTTGTACTTCATTATAGGTACCTACTTTGGGCCTGACCTGAAACAGGAGAAGCAGCAGAAGTCAGTTTTGCAGAGAATAGCTGAGGGAATTCCACCATATACTTCTGATCAGCTAGCTGGATCCCATGTAAAAACAGTGGAGCTAGAACGGGTTTATTATTATGTTCTTAGAAAAGCTGATCAATCTGCTGTTGTAAAATTACCTTTGTTGCACCAGTTCTTCCATGGCAATCTCCCTAAAAATGAACAAGACCCAAATGCCAATTAACCTCAGTTTCCTGATCTCTTTCCTTCCTTACTTCATACCCATTCACGATTCAAGAACCGATACAAGATCATTGAAAGCATTGTATTTATTAACAACCCAGAGATATCTTACATTAAGCCGGAGGACATTGATAGGTTCAAGAGGCTAACTGGACTGGAGGATTTTGTTCTGGATCGAGATGCTGCAAGATTACACACAACTTCAGATGGTAGTGTTTTATACAATGTGGCAGTGCAGGCGGCTGAGCCTGATGCAGAGGTGGCTTCCTTTAAGTCATCTCGTAAATCGAAGAAATCAAAACGTATAGAAGAAGTCCTGGCATTCAGTGATCCTCTGCAACATGTCCATGTTGTGTCACCTGTCAGTAGTGTTCCATATAATGGCACACCTATGAAGTATAGCAGTTATGTGGCTCCTGTGCCAACTGAATATGGCTGTGATCCTGTTGGGAAAGTTGGCCCGGCTATGATATTTCTTCCTTCTCTTCCAGCTAAAACAGAGTGGTCCAATATTGTAGCTGCCACGAAAAGTGGATTTGCATTGACTGGGAGCGCAGCCATGGGGAAGGTGGGGCCAGTAATAGGACTAATGGACATAGGGGAATGTGAGGACTCTTACCTTTTTCGTGTATCTCTTCCAGGGGTCGAAAGAGATGAAA GGGGATTTAGCTGTGAAGTCGAAAATGATGGTAAAGTATCTATTAGAGGAGTGACTACAACAGGTGAGAAGACAGTTTGCAGGTACTCCCAAGTATTTGAAATGCAAACACAGAATCTCTGCCCACCTGGCCATTTCTCCATCTCATTTAAGCTCCCTGGTCCAGTTGATCCAAAGCAATTTTCTGGAAATTTCGGCACCGATGGGATTCTTGAGGGAATTGTGATGAAAGGGAGGGATATGAGATGA
- the LOC107412016 gene encoding alpha-crystallin domain-containing protein 22.3 isoform X2: MASSSSQFGRTKEVNDPPPINPQQPVLAVAPLNSKPYIGPPMPHSYDASSPAKDKEAVERIDPAMIFFSSFTTKKDWENVMATTKAGVALTGSAAVGKIGPIIGLMDIGECKDSYLFRVSLPGVSVDEKEFSCDVEPDGKVLIKGITTTGEKIVCKNSQVFQMLTRNLCPPGHFSITFQLPGPVDHQQILGSFATNGVLEGIVKKR, from the exons atggcttcttcttcttccca GTTTGGGAGGACAAAAGAAGTGAATGACCCCCCGCCAATAAATCCTCAGCAACCTGTTCTTGCTGTTGCACCTCTTAATAGTAAGCCATATATTGGTCCACCAATGCCGCATAGCTATGATGCTTCTTCACCTGCTAAGGATAAGGAAGCCGTGGAAAGAATTGATCCTGcaatgatatttttttcttcttttacaaCGAAGAAAGACTGGGAAAATGTCATGGCAACCACCAAAGCTGGGGTTGCACTAACTGGAAGTGCTGCTGTGGGCAAGATAGGACCAATAATAGGACTGATGGACATCGGTGAATGCAAGGATTCATATTTGTTCCGTGTCTCCCTTCCAGGGGTATCAGTGGATGAGA AGGAATTTAGTTGTGATGTTGAACCTGATGGTAAAGTTCTAATAAAGGGAATAACTACTACCGGGGAGAAGATAGTATGCAAGAACTCTCAGGTCTTTCAAATGCTGACAAGGAACTTGTGCCCGCCAGGGCACTTCTCTATAACGTTCCAGCTTCCTGGTCCAGTTGATCACCAACAAATTTTGGGTTCTTTTGCGACTAATGGGGTTTTGGAAGGTATCGTGAAGAAAAGGTAA